In Leptolyngbya sp. O-77, the genomic window GAAGCACGTCCTAAAAAGCTACTGGATCAGGTGCGGGATACGCTGCGATTCAAACACTACTCTTACCGCACGGTGCAGGAGCTATTGGGGCATAAGGATGTGAAAACAACGATGATTTATACCCATGTGCCGAATCGGGGTGGGCGAGGGGTGCGGAGTCCGCTGGATGGATGAACTGGATGGATGAGCCAGAAAAAGATTTTGGGCTGTAGATTTTGGATTTTGGATTTCAGCGATTTCTCACCAAAGTCCAAAACCCAAAATCAGCTAGCTTATCTTACCTGTTGCGCTGCAAATAGCGCAGCACGTCGCCTGCGTCGGGCTGGATGAGGATGCCATTTTCTGCAATGGGGACGGATCGACTCCACTCAAAGCGTTCGGCATAGCGGAGCAGGTGCAGGCGATCGACCTCCTGCTGCGTGTCGGCGGGGGAGCCGACGAGGTAGAGGCGCAGGCGGCGACGGCGCGGCAGCTCGCAGGTGAGCGGGGGCAGCGAGAACTGGGTCGCCTCCGAAGCTGGGGACGACCAGGTGTATTGGATTGTGAGCATTTGGGGTTTCCTCCTGGGAAACGAGTGGGGTAGGAAACCCCGAAATGTTGGCCGCCCAAGGACGTGAAGCGCTGATGACAGGGCGGCCTACAATGGACGCAGCCCTGAGACAGGCATCGGCTGTCGAGGGGTCAGGCGTTGGTGGGTGCGGGAACACCTGCCAGCGCCGCAAGTGACTAAACGACCAAAATTTCGGGGGAAAGGTAAGCCGCGCTGACTTGGGGGTCATTCACAGCTTGATGGACGATTGTACTGGATGCGATCGCCCCCGTCAATTGCCCTGCGCCAGGAGTCATGCCCCTCAGCGATATTTGCAGTAGCGGTAGCCATCGGGGCTTGCTATTATCGAGCCGGATTGCATTTTCCAGAGCCGATTTTTTCGGGGCCATCTCATGGTGATTTCAACATTGCGAACGGCAACCCTAGATGCGGGGCGAACCACTGCTGGGGGCGATCGCCCTTCCGTTGGGGCTAGAGCATCTCGCCGTGGCGTTTGGGCTAGTGGATTGGCGATCGCCCTCTTGGCGGCAGGCTGTAGCGAAAGCAAGCTAGCTCAGTGTAATCGGCTATCGCAGGTGGTGAACGGCACGGTTGCCGAGGTGCAAGCGGTCGTGCAAGCCAATAGCCAGCCCAACGATAAAGCATTTTCGGCCGTCGCTGACCGCTTTGAGCAGGGCAAAGCTACTGTGTCTGCTGTAGAGCTGAGCGATGCCCAATTGAATGACTATAAAGGACAACTGCTGACTCTGTACGACCAGATCATCACCGCCCGCCCCGCAAAGTCTCTACTGCGCTTCAGCAGGAAAACTTTGACGCGGCCAGAGCCGCCCACCCAGGAATTTCTGACTGCTGCCAATCAGGAAAGCCCGCCGCTGGTGGACGAGATCAACACCTATTGCCAGGTTTCGCCCTAGATGCGCCTTTGGGTCGTCAGCCATACCTACATCGTGGATTTGAATTGCGACAAGCTGAAGGCGCTGGCGGCACTGGCGGCTGATGGAGGCAGGAAGCTGGATATTACGGTAGTTGTGCCGCGCACCTGGAAACCGGGCGGCGTGGTCGGCGGCACGGTTCGTCCCCAGGGTTATGATCAGGGCAACCTGCGCGTGTTGCCTGTGGGAAACTTTAGCCAGACGCACCAGGGCTTGCTCTGCTTTCGCGCCGAACTGATATCTCTGCTGCGGCGGTATCCGCCGGATGTGATTCAGGTGGAGCAGGGGGCAAAATCCCTGGCCTATGCCCAGTTGATTGCCCTGAATCGGCTGCTAAAGCTGGGCGCAAAGCGGGTGCTGTTTACCTGGTGGAACTTACCTTACGCGCTGCGGCCGCCGCTGCTCTGGCTGGAACGCTATAACCTGCACCACACCGACGGGGCGATCGCCGGAAATCGGGACGCAGCAGCGATTTTGCGACAGCATGGCTATGGCGGCCCGATTGCCGTATTGCCCCAGCTTGGGGTGAATGAACAGCGGTTTTGCCCCTGTCCCCAGCCGGCGTTGGCGGCAGAACTTGGCTTTTTACCCGAAGAATTTGTTATGGGCTATGTTGGGCGATTTGTGCCAGAAAAAGGGCTGCGAACCCTGGCCGAGGCGCTGGCGGGGCTGCCTGAGTTGCCCTGGCGCTGGCTGCTGGTGGGGCGTGGCCCGCTGCGGGCAGAGGTGGCGGCGCGAATGCAGAAAGCGGGTTTGGGCGATCGCCTCCGATGGGTGGAGTCTGTGCCCCATGCTGACATTCCGCGCTATCTCAACGTGATGAACGCGCTGGTGCTACCGTCGGAAACCACGCCCCACTGGAAGGAGCAGTTCGGCCATGTGCTGATCGAGGCAATGGCCTGCCGGGTTCCGGTGATCGGCTCCGACTCTGGCGAAATTCCCCACG contains:
- a CDS encoding tyrosine-type recombinase/integrase, whose protein sequence is MEARPKKLLDQVRDTLRFKHYSYRTVQELLGHKDVKTTMIYTHVPNRGGRGVRSPLDG
- a CDS encoding glycosyltransferase, whose protein sequence is MRLWVVSHTYIVDLNCDKLKALAALAADGGRKLDITVVVPRTWKPGGVVGGTVRPQGYDQGNLRVLPVGNFSQTHQGLLCFRAELISLLRRYPPDVIQVEQGAKSLAYAQLIALNRLLKLGAKRVLFTWWNLPYALRPPLLWLERYNLHHTDGAIAGNRDAAAILRQHGYGGPIAVLPQLGVNEQRFCPCPQPALAAELGFLPEEFVMGYVGRFVPEKGLRTLAEALAGLPELPWRWLLVGRGPLRAEVAARMQKAGLGDRLRWVESVPHADIPRYLNVMNALVLPSETTPHWKEQFGHVLIEAMACRVPVIGSDSGEIPHVIGDAGLVFPEGQVAALRDRLQSLMQRPALAAELAARGYQRAIAHFTNRVLAEKQLAFYDQLM